A DNA window from Choloepus didactylus isolate mChoDid1 chromosome 9, mChoDid1.pri, whole genome shotgun sequence contains the following coding sequences:
- the LOC119544047 gene encoding UDP-glucuronosyltransferase 1A3-like, producing MATGLQFSLWVLLGLLLSLGIRPGAEGGKVLVVPMEGSHWLSMRKVVQELSARGYQAVVLAPELSLHVKEADFFTLKTFAISYTQEEYDQLVLGQSYKGFEKMHFLKIFFESIAMLKNVAMLFEKSCAELLHNKELIRSLNASSFDVVLTDPIYPCGSLLAEYLSIPAVYFLRFIPCDLDFVGTQCPNPSSYIPRMLTRNSDHMTFLQRVKNMLYPLTLKYICDYSLSPYASLASEILQREMSLADVLSYASVWLFRGDFVMDYPRPIMPNMVFIGGINCAHRKPLSQVCMGAVTQSGFQVDTMF from the coding sequence ATGGCGACGGGCCTCCAGTTTTCCCTGTGGGTTCTCCTGGGGCTGCTGCTTTCCCTGGGCATCAGGCCTGGGGCCGAGGGCGGGAAGGTGCTGGTGGTGCCCATGGAAGGCAGCCACTGGCTCAGCATGCGGAAGGTCGTGCAGGAGCTCAGCGCCAGAGGCTACCAGGCTGTTGTCCTTGCACCAGAATTGAGCTTGCACGTGAAAGAAGCTGACTTTTTCACCCTGAAAACCTTTGCCATTTCCTACACCCAAGAAGAATATGATCAGCTCGTATTGGGCCAGAGTTACAAGGGTTTTgaaaaaatgcattttctgaagatattttttgAAAGTATAGCGATGCTGAAAAATGTGGCTATGTTGTTTGAAAAGTCTTGTGCAGAGCTGCTGCATAACAAGGAGCTGATCAGGTCCCTGAATGCCAGCTCATTTGATGTGGTTCTAACGGACCCCATTTACCCCTGTGGGTCCTTGCTGGCTGAGTACCTGTCCATTCCTGCTGTGTATTTTTTGCGTTTCATTCCATGTGACCTGGATTTTGTGGGCACACAGTGTCCAAACCCTTCCTCGTATATTCCTAGGATGTTAACCAGGAATTCAGACCACATGACTTTCCTGCAGCGGGTCAAGAACATGCTCTACCCTCTGACCCTGAAATACATTTGCGATTATTCTTTGTCTCCCTACGCAAGCCTTGCCTCTGAGATCCTGCAGAGAGAGATGTCCCTAGCGGATGTTCTCAGCTATGCCTCCGTGTGGCTGTTCCGAGGAGACTTTGTGATGGACTATCCCAGGCCCATCATGCCCAACATGGTCTTCATTGGGGGCATAAACTGTGCCCACAGGAAGCCTCTGTCTCAGGTCTGTATGGGTGCTGTTACCCAATCAGGGTTCCAGGTGGACACcatgttttaa